In one window of Borrelia anserina Es DNA:
- the radA gene encoding DNA repair protein RadA, which translates to MAKNKDKEIYKCLNCGYKSLKWLGKCPECLSWESLEHYTEFKSGYDRNLSKQQKEILSLKDYNQVDNVRHLTGIDEFDRVLGAGIVIGSVILISGEPGIGKSTFLLQISNILSLSGKNVLYLAGEESILQIKLRANRLKISSDILITNEINVDSLIEILAKVELDFVVIDSIQTLHSREVQGGFGGVSQLKHCVYKLVEWAKSRNITLCLVGHITKDGILAGPKIIEHMVDSVFYFEEAEKSLRMLRATKNRFGAINEIGIFKMTNLGLVEIKDPSAIFLEKKEEISSGIAIGIINEGSRVLFVEIQALITRTGMSIPRIFSEKIDSKKISRILAVLSKYLNLNFNNDDVYVNVSGGIRVDDIEIELAVLVALFSAKTNVIINQELIFTGEISLSGEIKTSSSIESKVVTARKAGFKSVWGANLRDNCYDGYEGVGNVLGIVRRLVQDKKVNDHKNSLLKNINIKK; encoded by the coding sequence ATGGCAAAAAATAAAGATAAGGAAATTTATAAATGTTTAAATTGTGGATATAAATCTTTAAAATGGTTAGGAAAGTGTCCTGAGTGCCTTAGTTGGGAAAGCCTAGAGCATTATACTGAATTTAAATCTGGCTATGATAGGAATTTGAGTAAGCAGCAAAAAGAGATATTGTCTTTAAAGGATTATAATCAAGTTGACAATGTTAGGCATTTAACAGGTATTGATGAGTTTGATAGAGTGCTTGGTGCTGGTATTGTAATTGGTAGTGTAATTTTGATATCGGGAGAGCCTGGCATTGGAAAATCAACTTTTTTACTTCAAATTTCTAATATTCTTTCACTTTCGGGCAAGAATGTACTTTATCTTGCAGGTGAAGAATCGATTCTACAAATTAAATTAAGAGCAAATAGACTAAAGATTTCTTCTGATATATTAATAACTAATGAGATAAATGTTGATTCTTTAATAGAGATACTTGCAAAAGTTGAGCTTGATTTTGTGGTTATTGATTCTATTCAAACTTTGCATTCAAGAGAGGTTCAAGGTGGTTTTGGAGGGGTTTCTCAGTTAAAACATTGTGTTTACAAGCTTGTAGAGTGGGCAAAGAGTAGAAATATAACTTTATGTTTAGTGGGACATATTACAAAGGATGGCATTTTGGCCGGACCGAAGATAATAGAACATATGGTGGATTCTGTTTTTTATTTTGAGGAAGCAGAAAAATCTTTACGTATGCTTAGGGCTACCAAAAATAGATTTGGTGCTATTAATGAAATAGGTATCTTTAAAATGACGAATTTGGGACTTGTTGAAATTAAAGATCCTTCTGCTATTTTTTTAGAAAAAAAGGAAGAAATATCTTCGGGTATTGCTATTGGCATCATTAATGAAGGGAGTAGAGTTTTGTTTGTTGAAATACAAGCTTTAATTACAAGGACAGGCATGAGTATTCCTAGAATTTTTTCTGAAAAAATAGATTCTAAAAAAATATCAAGAATCTTAGCCGTTCTTAGTAAATATTTAAATCTTAATTTTAATAATGATGATGTATATGTTAATGTTTCTGGAGGGATTAGGGTTGACGACATAGAAATTGAACTTGCTGTTTTAGTTGCATTATTTTCTGCTAAGACCAATGTCATTATAAATCAAGAATTGATCTTTACAGGTGAGATTTCTCTTTCAGGAGAAATCAAAACTTCTTCTAGTATTGAGAGTAAGGTTGTTACAGCTAGGAAAGCTGGATTTAAGAGTGTTTGGGGTGCTAATTTAAGAGATAATTGTTATGACGGATATGAAGGTGTAGGCAATGTTTTAGGTATTGTTAGGCGATTAGTGCAAGATAAAAAGGTAAATGATCATAAAAACAGTTTGTTAAAAAATATTAATATAAAAAAATAA
- the rsmI gene encoding 16S rRNA (cytidine(1402)-2'-O)-methyltransferase yields MLYIVGTPIGNLGDITYRAIDILRLVDVIFAEDTRITNRLLSHYGIVKKLISCNAVIEHKRIGLLLEYLSNGKNVAFVSDAGTPCLSDPGGLLVDAAFKNGYKVCPIPGISSFNAIISVNPFKDKVIVFEGFLPNKGIKRIKRIEELYHKGDAFVLLESSHRILKLLFEISLVNLDANVLVGREMTKLYEEYKVGKPLELKKYFEVNNKSKGEFTVLVSRKSKALYN; encoded by the coding sequence GTGTTATACATTGTGGGAACACCCATAGGTAATTTAGGTGATATTACGTATCGTGCGATTGATATTTTAAGGTTAGTTGATGTTATCTTTGCTGAGGATACAAGAATTACTAATAGGCTTTTATCTCATTATGGTATTGTTAAAAAGTTAATTTCCTGTAATGCAGTAATAGAGCATAAGAGAATTGGGTTATTGTTAGAATACTTATCTAATGGAAAAAATGTAGCTTTTGTTAGTGATGCGGGAACACCTTGTCTTAGTGATCCTGGTGGTTTACTTGTTGATGCAGCATTTAAAAATGGGTATAAGGTTTGTCCTATTCCAGGTATTAGTTCTTTTAATGCAATTATTAGTGTAAATCCTTTTAAAGATAAAGTTATAGTCTTTGAAGGGTTTTTGCCGAACAAAGGGATTAAAAGGATAAAAAGAATTGAGGAACTTTACCATAAAGGCGATGCGTTTGTTCTCCTTGAATCTAGTCATAGGATTTTGAAATTGTTATTTGAGATTTCTTTAGTAAATTTAGATGCTAATGTTCTTGTTGGACGTGAGATGACGAAATTATATGAGGAATATAAAGTTGGTAAGCCTTTAGAATTAAAAAAATATTTTGAGGTAAATAACAAAAGTAAAGGAGAATTTACGGTTTTGGTTAGTAGAAAATCTAAAGCTTTGTATAATTGA
- a CDS encoding DUF1893 domain-containing protein, whose protein sequence is MISGLNPTLRLFKEHKILYSNMERGLKPLLEVDNFINKYIQNKEGLEIYDKVVGKAAAVIIYNIGLQNLQAGVISQPAKDFLESRGIKVSFKRLVEKINDKTENLIESLENPEEIYKYMIKRGIIVSNY, encoded by the coding sequence ATGATATCAGGTTTAAATCCTACATTAAGATTGTTTAAAGAACATAAAATACTTTACTCTAATATGGAAAGAGGTTTAAAGCCCCTCTTGGAGGTTGATAATTTCATTAATAAATACATTCAAAATAAAGAAGGTTTGGAAATTTATGATAAAGTTGTAGGTAAGGCTGCTGCTGTTATTATTTATAATATTGGACTTCAAAATTTGCAGGCAGGTGTCATTTCTCAACCAGCAAAGGACTTTTTGGAAAGTAGAGGGATAAAAGTAAGTTTTAAAAGACTGGTGGAAAAAATAAATGATAAGACTGAAAATTTAATAGAAAGTTTAGAAAATCCAGAAGAAATTTATAAATATATGATTAAGAGAGGGATTATTGTAAGCAATTATTAA
- a CDS encoding YigZ family protein: MILIPKENIYAKIEVKKSIFSSYIFYVEKREEINKILREYKLKFKNATHVVYGFRIGNSNSFINGMSDGKEPRLTAGKPTLDAILNKNLTDTLIITVRYFGGTLLGKGGLTKAYFKAAQEVITKSKLIAKEEIETLYLNLDYNQYNLFTRIKNKIGIKITNANFLDKINITVQFNIKDKENIITFLKENFII; the protein is encoded by the coding sequence ATGATACTAATTCCTAAAGAAAATATTTATGCAAAAATTGAAGTTAAAAAATCAATTTTTTCATCATATATTTTTTATGTAGAGAAAAGAGAAGAGATAAACAAAATATTAAGAGAATATAAATTGAAATTTAAAAATGCAACTCATGTAGTATACGGATTTAGAATTGGTAATTCAAATTCATTTATAAATGGAATGAGCGATGGCAAAGAACCACGATTAACAGCTGGAAAACCTACTCTAGACGCCATATTAAATAAAAATTTAACAGACACATTAATTATTACAGTACGCTATTTTGGAGGCACTCTACTTGGAAAAGGAGGTTTAACAAAAGCATATTTCAAAGCAGCACAAGAAGTAATTACAAAATCAAAATTAATAGCAAAGGAAGAAATTGAAACATTATATCTTAACTTAGATTACAACCAATATAATTTATTTACACGAATAAAAAATAAAATAGGAATTAAAATTACAAATGCAAATTTTCTAGACAAAATAAACATCACAGTACAATTTAACATAAAAGACAAAGAAAACATCATAACATTTTTGAAAGAAAATTTCATAATCTAA
- a CDS encoding ParA family protein, with amino-acid sequence MKIISIINQKGGVGKTTSAINIAYSITLLNKNALLIDIDSQGNTSSGVNILKKEDINSSYELIYKKKKIKPIKNFNLDIIPSSLKLALLEKELVHEIARENFLKNALEQYKQDNYDFIILDCPPTLSIITINALVASKYLLIPIETEFFAFEGINQLLDTITAVKQINKDLEIAGVFINKYDIRNKSKEKYIDYLKKVFKEKFLNTKVRKNISISKSQEKNVPVYMYNKKSNAAKDFLELTKEIIKKIKG; translated from the coding sequence ATGAAAATAATATCCATTATTAATCAAAAAGGTGGTGTTGGTAAAACAACCAGTGCTATAAACATTGCCTACTCAATTACACTGCTTAATAAAAATGCTCTCCTAATAGACATTGATTCACAAGGAAATACAAGTAGCGGAGTTAATATTTTAAAAAAAGAAGATATAAATTCAAGTTATGAACTTATATATAAAAAGAAAAAAATCAAACCCATTAAAAATTTTAACTTGGATATCATTCCTTCAAGTCTTAAGCTAGCACTACTTGAGAAAGAATTAGTACACGAAATCGCAAGGGAGAATTTTCTAAAAAACGCCTTAGAACAATATAAACAAGATAATTACGATTTTATTATTCTTGACTGTCCTCCTACTCTATCAATAATCACAATAAATGCTCTTGTTGCAAGTAAATACCTTTTAATACCAATAGAAACAGAATTTTTTGCATTTGAAGGAATTAATCAACTATTAGATACAATAACTGCTGTCAAGCAAATAAATAAAGACCTAGAGATTGCCGGTGTTTTTATAAATAAATATGATATCAGAAATAAAAGCAAAGAAAAATATATTGATTATCTAAAAAAAGTATTCAAAGAAAAATTTTTAAATACAAAAGTAAGAAAAAATATAAGCATTTCCAAATCTCAAGAAAAAAATGTACCAGTATACATGTATAACAAAAAAAGCAATGCAGCAAAGGATTTTTTAGAGCTTACAAAAGAAATAATAAAAAAAATCAAAGGATAG
- a CDS encoding ParB/RepB/Spo0J family partition protein gives MKEAFKMVDIDLLNVDKSQPRKSINLAELEELSISIKENGILQPIVVFHDNGRYNLVIGERRFRAAKLAGMKQIPIIEIETTRKNKDFMSLIENIQRENLTPVEEAYAYKNLMDKHSLTQKALSERIGKNRSYIANLVRILELEQEILNSLHKKEISLGHAKVLLSLKDNQDRYGLYLLIIKKKLSVRDAENYVKNFYKPANDKSEILRDPFLNSIKEFLISRIQTKISIKGSKEKGKIEISYFTASDLERIIAIFDSIK, from the coding sequence ATGAAAGAGGCTTTTAAAATGGTAGATATTGATCTTTTAAATGTGGATAAATCTCAACCTAGAAAGTCTATTAATCTTGCTGAGCTTGAGGAATTAAGTATTTCTATAAAAGAGAATGGAATATTGCAACCTATTGTTGTTTTTCATGATAATGGTAGATATAACCTAGTAATAGGTGAGCGAAGATTTAGAGCTGCTAAATTAGCTGGCATGAAGCAAATTCCTATTATAGAAATAGAGACAACTAGAAAAAATAAAGATTTTATGTCTTTAATTGAAAATATTCAAAGGGAAAATTTAACTCCTGTTGAAGAAGCTTATGCTTATAAGAATCTTATGGATAAGCATTCTTTGACTCAAAAAGCTTTGTCTGAAAGAATAGGAAAAAATAGATCTTATATTGCTAATTTAGTTCGAATTTTGGAACTTGAACAAGAAATATTGAATTCTTTACATAAAAAGGAAATATCATTAGGTCATGCTAAGGTTTTATTATCATTAAAGGATAATCAGGATAGATATGGACTTTATCTTTTAATAATAAAAAAGAAATTGTCCGTTAGGGATGCGGAAAATTATGTTAAAAATTTTTATAAACCTGCTAATGATAAATCAGAAATTTTAAGGGATCCTTTTTTAAATAGTATTAAAGAATTTTTAATAAGTAGAATACAAACTAAAATAAGCATTAAGGGAAGCAAAGAAAAAGGTAAGATTGAGATAAGTTATTTTACAGCATCTGATTTAGAAAGAATTATTGCTATCTTTGATAGTATTAAGTAG
- the gyrA gene encoding DNA topoisomerase (ATP-hydrolyzing) subunit A: protein MAVEENKEQILNIKIEDEVKTSYLNYAMSVIISRALPDVRDGLKPVHRRILYSMHEMGLRSEKAFKKAGRIVGDVLGKYHPHGDQSIYEALVRLAQDFSLRYPIVSGQGNFGSIDGDPPAAMRYTEARMAKIAEELVRDIDKQTVDFKANYDDSLLEPEVLPAAFPFLLVNGSSGIAVGMATNMAPHNLREICDAIVYMLDHDNVSVYDLIEIVKGPDFPTYAEIVYNDGLVKAYTTGRGNVVIRARYHIEEKFEDHSTIIITQIPYAVNKSFLLMKIALLVKEEKLEGVSDIRDESDREGIRIVLEIKKGFDPNIVMNLLYEYTELRKNFSINNLALVNGIPKQLNLRDLISEFIEHRKEIVRRRVEFDLKRAREKAHILEGLNVALRSIDRVIEIIRFSRFIKDAKECIIKEFSLSEIQTNSILDMKLQKLTSLEIERIEEEFKVILALIKDYEDILISPKRIVNIVREEIINLSLKFGDERRTKIIYDEEVLKTSMSDLMQRENVIVILTKQGFIKRILQDEYKLQGIGGKGLSSFELQDRDQVNIALCVNTHDFLLMISNEGKIYVINVYGIKDTSRTSRGQDIRKLVNLGETEEILAIKNCNELSVNNYLLITTANGKIARIGTEDFKTIKSRGVIVIKLDDKDFVTSAEIVSKDEKVICISKKGNAFTFNSNDIRLTHRGTQGVSGMKVREGDVFIKALAIRQGSHLLVVSENGYGKRLEISKVSELKRGATGYTCYKKSDEKAGAVVDAITVAQDDEILLVSKSSKILRTLVDKISEQGKDARGMQVLSLDGGDKLISVSKFIK from the coding sequence ATGGCAGTTGAAGAAAATAAAGAGCAAATATTAAATATAAAAATTGAAGATGAAGTGAAAACTTCATATTTGAATTATGCAATGTCTGTTATTATTTCTAGAGCCCTTCCTGATGTAAGGGATGGTCTTAAACCGGTTCACAGAAGGATTCTTTATTCAATGCACGAAATGGGGCTTAGGTCTGAAAAGGCATTTAAGAAAGCTGGAAGAATCGTTGGAGATGTTCTTGGTAAATATCATCCTCATGGTGATCAATCTATTTATGAAGCACTTGTGAGGCTTGCACAAGATTTTTCTTTAAGATACCCTATAGTAAGTGGACAGGGAAATTTTGGTTCTATTGATGGTGACCCTCCTGCCGCTATGAGGTATACTGAAGCTCGAATGGCAAAAATAGCTGAGGAGCTTGTTAGAGATATAGATAAGCAAACTGTTGATTTTAAAGCCAATTATGATGATTCTTTGCTTGAGCCTGAAGTTTTGCCAGCTGCTTTTCCATTTCTATTAGTCAACGGTTCTAGTGGAATTGCCGTTGGAATGGCAACAAATATGGCTCCACATAATTTGAGGGAAATTTGTGATGCCATAGTTTATATGTTAGATCATGATAATGTTTCTGTTTATGATTTAATTGAAATAGTTAAAGGGCCAGATTTTCCTACTTATGCTGAAATTGTTTATAATGATGGTTTAGTTAAAGCTTATACTACAGGGAGAGGCAATGTTGTTATTCGAGCTCGATATCATATTGAAGAAAAGTTTGAAGATCATAGTACTATTATAATTACACAAATACCTTATGCTGTTAATAAGTCTTTTTTGCTTATGAAAATTGCATTGTTGGTGAAAGAAGAGAAGCTTGAAGGTGTATCTGATATAAGGGATGAGTCGGATCGTGAGGGTATTAGAATTGTCCTTGAAATTAAAAAAGGCTTTGATCCTAATATTGTTATGAATTTGCTTTATGAATATACTGAACTGAGGAAAAATTTTAGCATAAATAACTTGGCTCTTGTTAATGGTATTCCAAAACAATTAAATTTAAGAGATCTTATATCTGAGTTTATTGAGCATAGAAAGGAAATTGTTAGAAGGCGGGTAGAGTTTGATTTAAAGAGGGCAAGAGAAAAGGCGCACATCCTTGAAGGGTTAAATGTTGCCTTAAGAAGTATTGATAGGGTGATAGAAATAATAAGATTTTCTAGATTTATAAAGGATGCTAAGGAATGTATTATTAAAGAATTTAGTTTATCAGAAATTCAAACTAATTCTATATTGGATATGAAATTACAAAAATTAACATCTCTTGAAATCGAAAGAATTGAAGAGGAATTTAAAGTTATCTTAGCTTTAATAAAGGATTATGAAGATATTCTTATTAGTCCAAAGAGAATTGTTAATATTGTAAGGGAAGAGATTATTAATTTAAGTTTGAAATTTGGCGATGAGCGCCGAACAAAAATAATTTATGATGAGGAGGTTTTAAAAACTAGTATGTCAGATTTAATGCAGAGGGAAAATGTTATTGTTATTCTTACAAAGCAAGGTTTTATTAAAAGAATTTTACAGGATGAGTATAAACTTCAAGGTATAGGTGGTAAGGGCCTTAGTTCTTTTGAATTACAAGATAGAGATCAAGTTAATATTGCTTTATGTGTAAATACCCATGATTTTTTATTAATGATTTCAAATGAAGGGAAAATTTATGTAATTAATGTTTATGGAATTAAAGATACTTCTAGAACTTCAAGAGGACAAGATATTCGTAAACTTGTTAATCTGGGGGAAACAGAAGAAATATTGGCTATTAAAAATTGCAATGAATTATCTGTGAATAATTATTTATTAATAACTACCGCAAATGGGAAAATAGCTCGTATTGGAACAGAAGATTTTAAAACAATTAAATCAAGGGGTGTAATTGTCATTAAACTTGATGATAAGGATTTTGTTACAAGTGCTGAAATTGTTTCTAAGGATGAAAAAGTTATTTGTATTTCTAAGAAAGGCAATGCGTTTACATTTAATTCAAATGATATTAGGCTTACACATAGAGGGACTCAGGGTGTGTCTGGCATGAAAGTAAGAGAAGGTGATGTTTTTATTAAGGCGTTAGCAATAAGGCAAGGATCTCATCTTCTAGTTGTTTCTGAGAATGGATATGGAAAGAGATTAGAAATATCTAAAGTATCTGAACTTAAAAGGGGAGCTACTGGTTATACTTGTTATAAAAAATCTGATGAGAAGGCAGGTGCAGTTGTTGATGCTATTACAGTTGCACAGGATGATGAAATATTACTTGTAAGTAAGAGTTCAAAAATTTTACGAACATTAGTTGACAAAATATCTGAACAAGGTAAGGATGCTAGAGGAATGCAAGTATTATCTCTTGATGGGGGAGATAAATTGATATCTGTTTCAAAATTTATTAAATGA
- the gyrB gene encoding DNA topoisomerase (ATP-hydrolyzing) subunit B translates to MSYVASNIQVLKGLEAVRKRPGMYIGSVSINGLHHLVYEVVDNSIDEALAGFCDKVEVIINSDNSITVNDNGRGIPTDIHEEEGISALELVLTKLHSGGKFNKGTYKVSGGLHGVGISVVNALSSFLEVIVSRDGKVFKQSYSKGVPTSGVEIVGVSSSRGTKVTFLADCEIFETLEYDFETLSKRFRELAFLNDNVRISIEDRRLGKERFLEFYFEGGIRAFVDYITNGNKNIQSKPYFIEGACDDVSVSVGLRWTEGYSDNILSFVNNINTREGGTHVAGFKNGFLKAMIEAFKDSKISKKDVPNLTLDDFKEGLTAVISIKIPDPQFEGQTKGKLGNSYVRKIVENIVHDGLLKVIGDNLLEVDIIINKAIRAARAREAARKARESERKKSAFESLALPGKLADCASKNPVEREIYIVEGDSAGGSAKMGRDRFSQAILPLWGKMLNVEKTREDKVITNDKLIPIIASLGAGVGKNFYIEKLRYHKIIIMADADVDGSHIRTLLLTFFFRYMRGLIDNGHVYIAMPPLYKIKYENRVHYFYDDLGKEDFLNSIEASKRDKISLQRYKGLGEMNPAQLWETTMNPATRKMKLIEIDDAIQAEKIFVTLMGDDVEPRREFIEQNALDVVNLDV, encoded by the coding sequence ATGAGTTATGTTGCTAGTAATATTCAAGTGTTAAAGGGCCTTGAAGCTGTTAGAAAAAGGCCTGGTATGTATATTGGATCTGTTTCAATTAATGGATTGCATCACTTGGTTTATGAGGTGGTTGATAATAGCATTGACGAGGCTTTAGCAGGATTTTGTGATAAAGTAGAGGTTATTATAAATTCAGACAATTCTATAACAGTAAATGATAATGGTAGAGGAATTCCTACAGATATTCATGAAGAGGAAGGAATTAGTGCTCTTGAACTTGTTTTGACTAAGCTACATTCTGGAGGAAAATTTAATAAAGGTACTTATAAGGTTTCTGGTGGACTTCATGGGGTTGGTATTTCAGTTGTTAATGCTTTATCATCTTTTTTAGAAGTGATTGTTAGTAGGGATGGAAAGGTTTTTAAGCAGAGTTATTCAAAAGGTGTTCCGACATCTGGGGTTGAGATTGTTGGAGTAAGTTCTTCTAGGGGTACTAAGGTTACTTTTTTAGCTGACTGTGAGATTTTTGAAACTTTAGAATATGATTTTGAAACTTTATCTAAAAGATTCAGAGAACTTGCGTTTTTAAATGATAATGTACGAATTTCAATTGAAGATAGGAGATTGGGGAAGGAAAGGTTTTTAGAATTTTATTTCGAAGGTGGAATAAGGGCTTTTGTAGACTATATAACAAATGGTAACAAAAATATTCAGAGCAAGCCTTATTTTATTGAAGGAGCTTGCGATGATGTTAGTGTTAGTGTTGGACTTAGATGGACTGAAGGATATTCGGATAATATTTTGTCGTTTGTAAACAATATTAATACTAGGGAGGGGGGAACTCATGTTGCTGGCTTTAAGAATGGTTTTTTGAAAGCCATGATTGAAGCTTTTAAGGATTCAAAGATAAGTAAGAAAGATGTTCCAAATCTTACGTTAGATGATTTTAAAGAGGGTTTAACAGCGGTAATTTCTATTAAGATTCCAGATCCTCAGTTTGAAGGCCAAACTAAAGGAAAATTGGGAAATTCTTATGTAAGAAAAATTGTTGAAAATATTGTACATGATGGACTTTTGAAAGTTATTGGTGATAATCTTTTAGAAGTAGATATTATTATTAATAAGGCAATAAGGGCTGCCCGTGCGCGTGAGGCTGCAAGAAAAGCAAGAGAATCTGAGAGGAAAAAAAGTGCATTTGAAAGCTTAGCTTTGCCTGGAAAATTGGCAGATTGTGCTTCTAAAAATCCGGTTGAGAGAGAGATTTATATTGTGGAAGGTGATTCTGCAGGGGGAAGCGCAAAAATGGGAAGAGATAGGTTTTCTCAAGCTATCTTACCATTGTGGGGTAAGATGCTTAATGTTGAAAAGACACGAGAAGATAAGGTTATTACAAATGATAAGCTTATTCCAATAATTGCATCTCTTGGTGCTGGTGTTGGAAAAAATTTTTATATTGAAAAACTTCGCTATCATAAGATTATTATTATGGCTGATGCTGATGTTGATGGGTCACATATTAGAACATTGCTTCTTACCTTTTTCTTTCGTTACATGAGGGGGTTAATTGATAATGGACATGTATATATAGCTATGCCTCCTCTTTATAAAATTAAATATGAAAATAGAGTGCATTATTTTTATGATGATTTGGGAAAAGAAGATTTTTTAAACTCGATTGAAGCTAGCAAGAGAGATAAAATTAGTCTTCAAAGGTATAAGGGACTTGGAGAGATGAATCCTGCACAACTTTGGGAAACTACTATGAATCCTGCTACTAGAAAGATGAAATTAATAGAGATAGATGATGCTATACAGGCTGAAAAAATTTTTGTTACTCTTATGGGAGATGATGTTGAGCCTAGAAGAGAATTTATTGAACAAAATGCGCTTGATGTAGTAAATCTGGATGTATAA
- the dnaA gene encoding chromosomal replication initiator protein DnaA has translation MQEGKNIWSLILAAIRKELSEEEFYIWFENLYFTDANSKSIIITAPNSFHKNQVEKRFSKRIKEILIEKGHNTINVEFINPQNESKDHNIEQKNTPVKDSSIQQDSLSKRETFKINTKNIIDSTKQYAMKEEIHTKYRNPFLKKKYTFENFIIGPNNKLAYNASLSIAKNPGKKYNPCLIYGGVGLGKTHLLQSIGNKTEELHKDFKILYVTAENFLNEFVESIKTNETKRFKKKYRHLDMLLLDDIHDLQKKEGIQEELFHTFNALYEDNKQMVFTCDRQPSELINFTDRLKSRFTRGLNVDISKPNFELRVAIIEKKAEEDGIKVPKSILNLVAKKVTTNIRDLESAVTKLKAHIDLEDIEIDTSIVDKITKEIIAYENDNKNTHHKINIESIKKVILRELKLTNKDIEGNSKKPEITKARHIYAYLLRNFTELSTIEIGKIIGGKTHSTVLYSINKIDKERNNDLEINNLITELMNKINKN, from the coding sequence ATGCAAGAGGGAAAAAACATATGGAGTTTAATTTTAGCAGCAATAAGAAAAGAGCTTTCTGAAGAAGAATTTTACATATGGTTTGAAAATTTATATTTCACAGATGCAAATAGCAAGAGTATAATAATAACCGCTCCAAATTCTTTTCATAAAAATCAAGTAGAAAAGAGATTTTCCAAAAGAATAAAAGAAATTCTCATTGAAAAAGGCCATAACACAATTAATGTCGAATTTATAAATCCACAAAATGAATCCAAGGACCATAACATTGAACAAAAAAATACTCCAGTAAAAGACAGTTCTATACAACAAGATTCACTATCAAAAAGAGAAACCTTTAAAATCAATACTAAGAACATAATAGATAGCACAAAACAATATGCTATGAAAGAAGAAATTCATACAAAATATAGAAATCCTTTTCTTAAGAAGAAATATACATTTGAAAATTTCATTATAGGCCCAAACAATAAGCTTGCATATAATGCAAGCTTATCAATTGCAAAAAATCCTGGTAAAAAATATAATCCATGCCTAATTTATGGTGGAGTTGGACTTGGCAAAACACATTTACTTCAAAGCATAGGAAATAAAACAGAAGAATTACATAAAGACTTTAAAATACTATATGTAACTGCCGAAAATTTTTTGAACGAATTTGTAGAAAGCATAAAAACAAATGAAACAAAAAGATTTAAAAAGAAATACCGGCATCTAGACATGCTACTACTAGACGATATTCATGACTTACAAAAAAAAGAAGGTATACAAGAAGAACTTTTTCACACTTTCAATGCTCTTTATGAAGACAATAAACAAATGGTATTTACATGCGATAGACAACCCTCAGAACTCATAAATTTTACAGATAGGCTAAAAAGCAGATTTACAAGAGGATTAAACGTAGATATATCAAAACCAAACTTTGAACTAAGAGTAGCTATTATAGAAAAAAAAGCAGAAGAAGATGGCATTAAAGTTCCAAAAAGCATTCTCAATTTAGTTGCTAAAAAAGTTACAACAAACATAAGAGATCTTGAGTCTGCTGTAACAAAATTAAAAGCCCACATAGATCTCGAAGACATAGAAATTGATACTAGTATAGTAGACAAAATAACCAAAGAGATAATAGCCTATGAGAACGATAATAAAAATACACATCACAAAATAAATATTGAGAGCATAAAAAAAGTCATATTAAGGGAATTAAAACTTACAAATAAGGACATTGAAGGTAATAGTAAAAAACCTGAAATCACAAAAGCAAGACATATTTACGCTTATCTTTTGAGGAATTTTACAGAGCTTTCAACAATTGAAATAGGTAAAATCATTGGAGGAAAAACCCATTCAACGGTACTTTATTCAATAAATAAAATAGATAAAGAAAGAAACAATGACCTAGAAATTAACAATTTAATCACAGAACTTATGAACAAAATAAACAAAAACTAA